The genomic region TCCTGCCAGGCGCGTAGGTCCTGCATTTTGCCGCGGGCTTGTAGCTCTTGCAGCAAGGTATTGCTAATGGGTAGAAAATCGGGGCGGCCGAGGTAGTCGAGGTCGGCGTCGCAGAGGATTTGGGCCAGGTGCGAGTCGCCGGGGTTCTGGGGCATCTGGGTAGCCATAATTAGGCGGCAAATATGCCCAATCTGATCAGCGGTGTAGCCCATACTGGGTAGCGCTTGGCGGGCCAAGTCGCAGCCAGCTTCCTCGTGGCCTTGGTAGGTGGTCAGGAAGCCCGTATCATGAAAAAACGCAGCCGTGCGTAGTAGAGCCCGCTCCTGCACGTCGACGACTCCCTCGGCGTCGGCTAGCGACTCGGCTTGGGCTACCACGTCTAGGGTGTGGTGCAGGCCGTGGTAGTAGAGGGTAGGGGAGAGATGCTGCAACTGGTGCAGCACGTAAGTTTCGGCGCGTTGGCAGTCCAT from Hymenobacter aerilatus harbors:
- a CDS encoding HD domain-containing protein — protein: MMDCQRAETYVLHQLQHLSPTLYYHGLHHTLDVVAQAESLADAEGVVDVQERALLRTAAFFHDTGFLTTYQGHEEAGCDLARQALPSMGYTADQIGHICRLIMATQMPQNPGDSHLAQILCDADLDYLGRPDFLPISNTLLQELQARGKMQDLRAWQELQVTFLSEHRYWTRTALQRREAGKQAHLTAARAVLNA